A window of the Helianthus annuus cultivar XRQ/B chromosome 4, HanXRQr2.0-SUNRISE, whole genome shotgun sequence genome harbors these coding sequences:
- the LOC118491505 gene encoding secreted RxLR effector protein 161-like, whose translation MEGVPYASAIGSIMYAMVCTRPDVSYALSMTSRYQQNPGVAHWTAVKNILKYLRRTKDMFLIFGGVNEELTVKCYTDASFQTDRDTSRSQTGFVFTLNGGAVSWKSSKQSVVADSTTESEYIAASDAAKEAAWMKKFITDLDVVPSIMKPIQIFCDNTGAIAQANEPRSHHKAKHILRKFHYIREIVERGDIVISKIDTDQNLADPFTKPMTQEKHNRHMDAIGLRLASEMF comes from the coding sequence ATGGAAGGAGTTCCATATGCTTCAGCGATTGGTTCTATCATGTATGCTATGGTATGTACTCGACCAGACGTCTCGTATGCTTTGAGCATGACCAGCCGTTACCAGCAGAACCCTGGGGTTGCCCACTGGACTGCAGTTAAGAACATCCTTAAGTACTTGAGAAGGACAAAAGATATGTTCTTGATATTTGGAGGAGTCAATGAGGAGCTCACTGTAAAATGTTACACTGATGCTAGTTTTCAAACTGATCGAGATACCTCTCGCTCACAAACGGGTTTCGTGTTCACTCTCAACGGAGGAGCTGTCTCATGGAAAAGCTCCAAGCAGAGTGTTGTAGCTGATTCTACCACGGAATCTGAGTACATTGCCGCATCAGATGCCGCAAAGGAAGCTGCTTGGATGAAGAAGTTCATAACCGATCTCGATGTGGTTCCAAGTATCATGAAACCCATCCAGATATTTTGTGATAACACAGGTGCTATTGCTCAAGCCAATGAGCCTAGATCACATCACAAAGCCAAGCACATTTTGAGAAAATTTCACTACATACGTGAGATTGTGGAACGTGGAGACATCGTTATAAGCAAAATTGACACAGATCAAAACTTAGCTGACCCATTTACTAAGCCAATGACTCAAGAGAAACATAACCGTCATATGGATGCTATTGGGCTTAGATTAGCTAGTGAaatgttttga